The following are encoded together in the Acetoanaerobium noterae genome:
- a CDS encoding helix-turn-helix domain-containing protein produces the protein MIRRLCEQMNISVSELARRLGQSPQNFGKKLKRETITLEELKAIADVMDVKFEQSFILSDGKEIKTGSE, from the coding sequence ATGATACGACGGCTATGTGAACAAATGAATATCAGTGTCTCCGAACTGGCTAGACGCTTAGGTCAGTCGCCACAGAATTTTGGAAAGAAGCTGAAACGTGAAACCATAACCTTAGAAGAGCTTAAGGCCATAGCAGATGTGATGGATGTTAAGTTTGAACAGTCTTTCATTCTATCTGATGGCAAGGAAATAAAGACTGGAAGCGA